A DNA window from Vanacampus margaritifer isolate UIUO_Vmar chromosome 19, RoL_Vmar_1.0, whole genome shotgun sequence contains the following coding sequences:
- the LOC144039334 gene encoding sine oculis-binding protein homolog, with the protein MPEMENGRPPESKRSRKPAHPVKREINQEMKTFAESTMNELLGWYGYDKVDLRDAEANEIRNYRERRQHVSVLKENSLPKSKSVDSKVSHSVLAMKSAERESFSVPSSSSSSSSTSTSSSAPKEHKSAPVIVPLIKPSAVDDVQNVQIVCVWCQKEGVKRYSLCMGSELKSFCSEKCFAACRRAYFKRNKARDEDLHGERSPQHPHPEDSPRLVMKINSNVRSLSPVLQVCDWCKHVRHTKEYLDFGSGEERLQFCSTKCLNQYKMDVFYREARAALTCSSPARAGQEGRSDQNIVGQKLLTPESWNNGSSTGEAQQRNISPKGPTPILGSSESSSTSPSESSSSSKVPVTGQRTLDRPIQPPPPLPAVEVPPHTTLNPPPLPRHPLEHPQIPQMQMPFIRPPLYAQGLRSPLANAHHPRPPGPSSSPIHRPFQSPHLQPPTSSSINPPGLMHPLPRPYFPGLHSPPHMLPRGPVPMPHLMNFGIPSFSPLLPQPTVLVPYPIIVPLPVPIPIPIPIPVPPKTNLQTPNHTGVIQHVPEGTDRCRSIPSRFPSPGNPEGNSQLLSHRLSRNLPSPSDLNSKDIGWVKSERPFSSPSPTCHSGTLSPRAQYSTSPSSTRSSDGLTDYKQQQHSERQVIQRVLQRTQVKLEPNVKAVVDFSEESVQGAKSGLHDTFRPSPPPQPPSHDTVYQHQDSHISPAHTPQSPTVNNHPYDAMGPILKSQNHGPNGISSVLSMTNPGSPLPQRGPAPTDPALTELESIKENKCSVVCSVRVEGPVNQTEEPLAGVRDAGEDPHLPDEDHAYALPTALKTGGATTPLLLPKLRDKGSLRSPANMPSAGDMEPALKRRCLRIRDQNK; encoded by the exons ATGCCAGAGATGGAGAACGGGAGACCGCCAGAAAGTAAACGCAGCAGGAAACCCGCGCATCCCGTAAAGAGGGAAATAAACCAGGAGATGAAG ACTTTTGCCGAAAGCACCATGAACGAGCTCCTGGGCTGGTACGGCTACGACAAAGTCGATCTCCGAGACGCCGAGGCCAACGAGATCAGGAACTACAGGGAGAGGCGCCAGCATGTATCCGTGTTGAAAG AAAACTCTTTGCCAAAATCCAAAAGCGTGGACAGCAAAGTCAGTCACTCGGTCCTCGCTATGAAGAGCGCGGAGAGGGAGTCATTCAGCGTACCctcgtcttcctcttcctcctcttcgaCAAGTACCTCCTCAAGCGCGCCCAAGGAGCACAAGAGTGCGCCCGTTATTGTACCGCTCATAAAGCCATCAGCAG TGGACGACGTACAGAATGTGCAGATAGTGTGCGTTTGGTGCCAGAAGGAAGGTGTTAAGCGCTACTCTCTATGCATGGGTTCCGAGCTCAAGAGCTTCTGCAGTGAGAAGTGTTTCGCCGCTTGCAGACGGGCCTACTTCAAGCGCAATAAG GCCAGAGATGAGGACCTCCATGGAGAGAGATCCCCCCAGCACCCCCATCCAGAGGACTCACCCAGGCTGGTAATGAAGATAAACAGCAATGTTAGA TCTCTCTCTCCTGTGTTACAGGTGTGTGATTGGTGTAAACATGTCCGTCACACCAAAGAATACTTGGATTTTGGATCTGGTGAAGAGCGGCTCCAGTTTTGCAGCACCAAATGCCTGAATCAGTATAAGATGGATGTGTTCTACAGAGAAGCTCGAGCGGCCCTTACATGCTCCAGCCCTGCTAGAGCTGGCCAAGAGGGGAGATCAGACCAAAATATTGTTGGGCAAAAGCTTCTCACGCCCGAGTCTTGGAACAACGGTAGTAGCACAGGCGAAGCACAACAAAGAAACATATCTCCCAAGGGCCCTACACCAATTCTGGGATCGTCAGAATCATCCTCCACATCCCCATcagaatcatcatcatcttctaaGGTTCCTGTCACTGGGCAGAGGACTCTGGACAGGCCCATCCAACCTCCTCCACCTCTGCCTGCTGTAGAGGTGCCACCTCACACTACACttaatcctcctcctcttccacgaCACCCACTAGAACATCCGCAAATTCCCCAAATGCAAATGCCCTTCATTAGACCTCCTCTTTATGCTCAGGGCCTCAGAAGCCCCCTTGCTAATGCCCACCATCCAAGACCCCCTGGTCCTTCTTCCAGTCCTATCCACAGACCTTTTCAATCTCCACACCTGCAGCCTCCGACTTCTTCCTCCATTAACCCCCCAGGTTTGATGCATCCTCTCCCTCGGCCCTACTTCCCTGGCTTACACTCTCCTCCACATATGTTACCCAGAGGCCCTGTGCCAATGCCTCACTTAATGAACTTTGGTattccttcctttagtcctcTCCTACCCCAGCCCACTGTCCTAGTACCGTACCCCATTATTGTTCCTCTACCTGTCCCAATACCCATTCCAATACCAATTCCAGTACCTCCCAAAACAAATCTACAAACCCCAAATCACACTGGTGTTATACAGCATGTGCCAGAGGGAACAGACAGATGTAGATCCATACCCTCAAGGTTCCCATCTCCCGGGAACCCTGAAGGGAACAGCCAATTGCTAAGCCACAGATTGAGTAGAAACTTGCCTTCACCCAGTGACCTCAATTCCAAGGACATAGGTTGGGTTAAATCAGAGAGGCCTTTCTCATCCCCATCACCAACGTGCCACAGTGGGACATTGTCCCCCAGGGCGCAGTACAGCACATCACCCTCCTCAACACGCAGCTCAGACGGACTGACAGACTATAAACAACAACAGCACTCGGAACGACAAGTCATACAAAGGGTTCTACAGAGAACCCAAGTGAAGCTGGAACCCAATGTCAAGGCAGTAGTGGACTTCTCAGAGGAGTCTGTGCAGGGTGCCAAATCAGGGCTCCATGACACCTTTAGACCCAGTCCACCACCACAGCCCCCTTCACATGACACTGTATACCAACATCAGGACAGCCATATCTCACCTGCACACACTCCACAAAGCCCTACAGTGAATAACCACCCATATGATGCCATGGGTCCTATCCTGAAATCTCAGAATCATGGTCCTAATGGGATTTCCTCAGTGCTATCCATGACCAACCCGGGCTCACCCTTACCCCAGAGAGGACCCGCACCCACAGATCCTGCATTAACTGAGCTGGAATctataaaagaaaacaagtgcTCAGTTGTCTGCTCTGTACGGGTCGAGGGCCCAGTCAATCAGACAGAAGAGCCTTTGGCAGGAGTTAGAGATGCAGGAGAAGACCCCCACTTGCCAGATGAGGACCACGCCTATGCTCTACCTACTGCACTAAAGACAGGTGGGGCCACCACCCCACTACTCTTGCCCAAACTCAGGGACAAGGGTAGCTTAAGGAGCCCTGCTAACATGCCCAGTGCTGGAGACATGGAGCCAGCTCTGAAGAGGAGATGCCTACGAATCCGTGATCAAAACAAATAA